In Bdellovibrionales bacterium, the following proteins share a genomic window:
- a CDS encoding DUF58 domain-containing protein encodes MIKIVAKPFRSYFVRHHLVDLDHIGFPPFHSYRHLMNPFTFYFFVTVLFLFGGLFHRTSLILGLTLLMCGIYLYVSAWRLAKSFVMDRQPLKSKYVEGESVDVVIHIKNRGGIPIQGFVIQDNFGPSVRSRVRLVTTESIKGPSHIKMQYTRICDGGMGSHKVGPLEVSISDVLGVFQFLVVEDTESEIEILPKIESLPQLSIRGSPMSTLYGHYDVAQRGLSINFSGIRPYSPGDSLRHVAWKLSARTGSLLVKEFERAVNCEVTLVLDLNPEVHLGVKSQSTWEYARDVTLGILSQQYELNNSVRLISNHFCSEMKIGEDHLHALCLEVSKWDPEILASDPSLMRWGKGGPLLRRSAQLLSRGSTLIYLTPFHRHLFQEAREVLKVMWAEGIEILIVLVDTNSFVAPLVRKLGWAHLAETAVCQGIGDEMKSLRTMGFPVYRVVCGEPLAKGFINYG; translated from the coding sequence GTGATAAAAATTGTTGCAAAACCTTTCAGGTCATATTTCGTTCGCCACCACTTGGTTGACCTAGATCATATTGGATTTCCGCCTTTTCATTCTTACCGCCACCTCATGAATCCGTTTACTTTCTATTTTTTTGTTACTGTATTGTTTCTCTTCGGTGGACTCTTTCATCGCACGAGCCTGATTTTAGGACTAACACTGTTAATGTGTGGAATCTATCTTTACGTTTCGGCCTGGCGGTTAGCAAAATCCTTTGTCATGGATCGCCAACCTTTGAAATCAAAGTACGTGGAGGGAGAGTCTGTCGATGTTGTTATTCACATAAAAAACAGGGGTGGCATACCTATTCAAGGTTTTGTTATTCAAGATAACTTTGGACCCTCAGTTCGTTCTCGCGTTCGATTGGTCACCACGGAATCAATCAAAGGTCCATCTCATATAAAAATGCAGTACACACGTATCTGTGATGGCGGAATGGGCTCGCACAAAGTAGGACCTCTAGAAGTTTCAATTTCTGACGTGCTTGGTGTTTTTCAGTTTTTAGTTGTTGAGGATACCGAGAGCGAAATTGAGATCTTGCCAAAAATAGAAAGCCTTCCTCAACTTTCGATACGTGGGTCTCCGATGTCGACTCTTTATGGACATTATGACGTCGCCCAAAGAGGATTGAGCATTAATTTTTCCGGTATCAGGCCCTATTCGCCTGGGGATTCGCTTCGTCATGTCGCTTGGAAGCTTTCAGCCAGAACTGGCAGTCTCTTGGTAAAGGAGTTTGAAAGAGCTGTTAACTGCGAGGTGACTTTGGTTCTCGATCTCAATCCCGAGGTGCACCTGGGAGTCAAGTCGCAGTCGACCTGGGAGTACGCGCGGGACGTGACCCTGGGGATTTTGTCCCAACAATATGAGCTGAATAATTCGGTCAGGTTGATCAGCAATCATTTTTGTTCTGAAATGAAGATTGGAGAGGATCACTTGCATGCCCTCTGTCTTGAGGTTTCAAAATGGGATCCAGAAATTTTAGCTAGTGATCCAAGTTTAATGAGGTGGGGCAAGGGCGGGCCGCTTTTGCGTCGGTCTGCACAGTTGCTCAGTCGGGGATCAACCCTCATCTATTTAACCCCCTTTCATCGCCATCTTTTTCAAGAGGCACGAGAAGTATTGAAAGTGATGTGGGCAGAGGGAATTGAAATCTTGATTGTGCTCGTCGATACGAATTCGTTTGTGGCTCCTCTCGTCAGAAAATTGGGCTGGGCACATTTGGCCGAAACGGCCGTTTGCCAGGGTATAGGTGACGAAATGAAGAGTCTGCGAACAATGGGATTTCCTGTTTACAGAGTTGTGTGTGGTGAGCCATTAGCCAAGGGATTTATTAACTATGGCTAA
- a CDS encoding MoxR family ATPase produces MEETLEILTNLSNNISRVIIGKSDQIRSLLCCWVAGGHVLLEDVPGTGKTILARALAKSASVEFKRVQFTPDLLPSDILGLSIFNQQTQSFEFKPGPVFTTLMLGDEINRATPRTQSALLECMSEGQVSIEGKTYSLDPLYFALATQNPVDHLGTFALPEAQLDRFMMKISMGYPDPEQEIKMLMDQNKAHPIENISAVESHERILWLKGQVSKVQISKEIYSYIVNLIDRTRHHPDLKLGASPRASIALAKGAQARALFSGSGFVKPEYIQEILFPIMSHRVSLSPEAKLSGKTVLDVLKEILQAVPVPINRL; encoded by the coding sequence GTGGAAGAAACTCTAGAGATTCTCACTAATCTTTCCAATAATATCTCTCGTGTTATTATTGGCAAAAGTGATCAAATTCGTTCTCTTCTTTGTTGCTGGGTCGCAGGTGGACATGTTCTTTTGGAAGACGTGCCCGGAACAGGAAAAACAATACTGGCGAGAGCCTTGGCTAAATCTGCCTCGGTTGAATTCAAGCGAGTGCAGTTTACTCCGGATCTTCTTCCAAGTGATATTTTGGGCCTTTCCATTTTTAATCAACAAACGCAGAGTTTTGAATTCAAGCCGGGGCCTGTGTTTACCACACTCATGTTGGGTGATGAGATCAATCGGGCGACGCCTCGCACGCAGTCAGCTCTACTGGAATGCATGAGTGAGGGGCAAGTTTCGATTGAGGGAAAAACCTACAGTTTAGACCCATTGTACTTTGCCTTGGCCACTCAAAATCCTGTCGATCACTTGGGGACCTTCGCTTTGCCAGAGGCTCAGCTGGATAGATTCATGATGAAGATCTCCATGGGGTATCCTGATCCGGAGCAGGAGATAAAAATGCTGATGGATCAAAATAAGGCTCATCCTATCGAAAATATTTCGGCGGTTGAATCCCACGAAAGGATCTTGTGGCTTAAAGGACAAGTGAGTAAGGTTCAAATTTCCAAAGAAATATATTCATATATTGTGAATCTTATTGATCGAACCCGTCATCATCCCGATCTGAAATTGGGAGCCAGCCCTCGAGCGAGCATTGCACTGGCAAAGGGAGCACAGGCGAGAGCGCTTTTTAGCGGTTCTGGTTTTGTGAAACCAGAATACATACAAGAAATCTTATTTCCAATTATGAGCCATCGCGTTTCCCTCAGTCCCGAAGCAAAGCTATCAGGGAAAACAGTTCTCGATGTTTTGAAGGAAATTTTGCAAGCAGTCCCGGTGCCCATCAATAGGCTGTGA
- a CDS encoding MoxR family ATPase, with product MKGREMMKLSFKSYWRGLRAIILILFGATAIANPAHEFSLPNKSGPISPCRALLNTTDFSKFTEQGVRTEILGVLDRVRSKIVGQEDLIRKIMVAILADGHVLLEGPPGVAKTKAVRTFADAIAASWNRIQFVSDMMPRDITGTIDYDRSSGSRKLVGSQLPFNLILGDEVNRASEKVHSALLEVMEERQFTVNGQTIVMPDLFLFLATQNPIEQRGTFKLPEAQLDRFLMKLAIGYPRQEDERSILQMRLGEERAKYQLKDDGPDSSKPLTSQEAILAARKFVLNTGMDPKVEDYILTIVQASRNPQLFSRELSQQIKMGAGPRGSQSLMFASMAMAWLNDHSSVEISDVDAIVHDVLRHRLILTEDALIENISVEKSFQIYWMW from the coding sequence ATGAAAGGACGTGAGATGATGAAATTGTCATTCAAATCTTATTGGCGAGGTCTCAGGGCTATAATTCTCATCCTATTTGGAGCGACTGCAATCGCTAATCCTGCTCATGAGTTCTCACTACCTAACAAATCAGGACCTATATCACCATGTAGGGCACTCCTTAATACAACTGATTTTTCAAAGTTTACGGAACAAGGTGTACGGACTGAAATTCTAGGAGTCCTCGATAGAGTTAGAAGTAAAATCGTTGGCCAAGAGGACCTGATAAGAAAAATAATGGTAGCTATTCTCGCAGACGGCCATGTCCTCCTTGAAGGGCCTCCAGGGGTTGCAAAAACAAAAGCGGTCAGAACATTTGCTGACGCTATTGCGGCCAGTTGGAACCGCATCCAATTTGTGTCCGATATGATGCCAAGAGATATCACCGGTACAATCGATTATGATCGTTCGTCAGGTTCTAGGAAGCTCGTAGGAAGTCAGTTGCCATTCAATTTAATTCTCGGAGACGAAGTTAACCGAGCCTCAGAGAAGGTGCATTCAGCACTTCTTGAGGTTATGGAGGAGCGTCAATTTACTGTCAATGGACAAACAATTGTAATGCCAGACCTATTTTTATTTCTCGCCACGCAAAATCCCATAGAGCAACGTGGGACTTTTAAGCTTCCTGAGGCGCAACTAGATAGATTCTTGATGAAACTTGCGATAGGATATCCTCGGCAGGAGGATGAGCGGTCTATATTGCAAATGAGGCTTGGTGAAGAAAGAGCGAAGTATCAACTAAAAGATGATGGACCCGATTCAAGCAAGCCACTAACTTCCCAGGAAGCAATTCTTGCGGCGAGAAAATTTGTGCTGAACACTGGCATGGATCCAAAGGTTGAAGATTACATTTTGACTATAGTTCAAGCATCGAGAAACCCTCAGCTGTTTAGCCGAGAATTATCGCAACAGATAAAAATGGGCGCGGGTCCCAGGGGAAGCCAAAGCTTAATGTTTGCTTCAATGGCGATGGCTTGGCTCAACGACCATTCATCAGTTGAAATTTCTGATGTGGACGCTATTGTTCATGATGTATTAAGACACCGATTAATTCTCACTGAAGATGCTCTCATAGAAAACATATCAGTTGAAAAGTCATTTCAAATCTACTGGATGTGGTAA